In Hemibagrus wyckioides isolate EC202008001 linkage group LG16, SWU_Hwy_1.0, whole genome shotgun sequence, the sequence ATTCTTCAGCTGTCAAATTTCCAAATAAATTTGGCATCGCTAATTAGATCAAACAGTTCATGCCTTAAGACCTAAAATGCCGCAGCCTGTACTCTTTATTCCCTGGTAGGATTAGAAAGCTTAGTTCATTCTCACCTTAGTTGGTACAGGCAGGGTTAGTACTGGTGTGGATTCAGGATTGTTGCTCTAATAATCATATTAGGATTGTGATATCATGAGACAGACACTGCTTGTGAGCAGAAAGCATTTATAAATTACATAAGCAATTAATCTATTGTTCTAGACGGTGCTCTCATGAATTTAGATCTGTGGATTAGAGAGGAACTTATGGAAACAGTTCAGTTCAGACAACTTTCTGACATGGTGCAGTCTGTGGCAATGCAATCGGTGAACAATTTGCATCAACATGCCCAAGAAAGCATTCCCCGTATCATTGCACAATCGTTACAACAAGCCGAAACTGTTGGCACAAGACAACTGGGGTCAGTGAATTCTGAGATTCATCAGGTGTCTGCTGTAgcatcagattcctgttctggCTTGGAAGAAATGGAACTCAGTTGTGGTCATCTTTACTGTTAAAATCCATCAGACTTGTCTTGAAGTCTTGTGCTTTCTGAgatgattttcattttggttATTTGAACCAATCAGAGCAGTTTGCTCATTCTCCACTTCATATTTATACATTCTTCTATGtagagatgtgttgtggagatcaGCAATTCCTGTCTGACACCAACAGCAATATTTATATCTACATGCATTTTGCATTTATGCATTCATATAATTACTGTACTGCATTTATTACATTCTGTATTGTCATACATATATATCTTGAATTTAGCATTacattgtattatttttattattagtagtagtagtatttatttatttatttattatagttatataaattattctaatgaTTCTCATATTTATGTTCTATTATAGCAATATATtccattatataataatatattttttattatttatttattctatttattacatttaaagcattatattttgtattataaaagtgtattgtattatatttttttaatttgatttttatgTTTACTACATtttgaagttttttttgttatagcaacatattgtatttaataataatatttttatattattttacaatgatcttttattatttgactattatatttattttatagcattgtattgtattatccATTCATCATCTATAACTGCTtgttcctaattagggtcatgggggtctgctggagcctatcccagcccacatagggcgaaaggcaggggtacaccctggacaggtcaccagtccattacagggccacacatagacagacaacctatgggcaatttagaattaccaatcaacctaatgtacagtgggaggaaaccagagtacccggaataaacccacacaggcatgcacagaacatgcacagaaaggcccctgcctgttcaaacctgggattcgaacccaggacctgcTTGCTGTGAgccaacagtgctaaccactaagccactgtgtaataaataattatttatttgtattattagattattttatttattactttttgaGGTATTACATTTGGTAATATCACCATGTATGTATtacataataattttattattatttttaatattgatAGTTTTAttctttgcattttaaagttttCTCGTCGTACAGATTGTACTTTTCTGTAGCACAGTTCATGTGAATCTATCAACTAACAATGTGTCCAGGtgaataaaataacaagcatgACCACTTGTACCTGCTCAAATGTCAGTGAATGTTACCCTATAAATAATCTTCTGGCAGCTAACGAGCCCTTATCACAAAGTTAAACTAATTAAAAGAGAATGACGTGGGAAGACAGGATGTGTGGAGCAATTAGGAGCCAGGGGGCTGCTTTCGTGATTCTTGCTAGAAGTGGAAGCTGGTGGGAGATGGTGATGCATTTATGTATTACTGTGAATGCCATTGGGTTTATAAACCCCTTTTTTTGGTTGGAACTTAACATGATGACAAGAAAGTTGTCCTCCTGTGTGTGATCTCAAAGTTCTGGCCATTAATAGACACTTAACCCTCACTTATTTGTCCAAGTATGCTGGAATTGTGCGTTTGTTTAAATAAAGCATCTGCCAATCATGTGGGTTTATTCTTCTGACCCTAAGATACCTTCATCTTCACGATGAAGGAAGTTTTAGTCAGAAATATTGACAAAAATGTCTCAACCGTTCCCTTTATTTGTATGAGTGCTGATCAAATGACAAGtaatcaattctcttcatcctTTGCTTGAACAAATTTTATTGACATTCATTTTTCAAACATAAGTATTATGGAAAGCTTAATCTGCTGAGATTTGGTAGATTGTAGATACGCTAGATCGGAGTCTGCTTCTTTGCTATAATTACCTCCATATGCTCCTGACAGGAAACATGACAGCCCGTCAAACACAAGTGCACCTGAGAGCAGGCTGAATACATCGCCTTTCTATTCCATCTATTTCTGTCACAAAGCCACAAGCCTCCAGTCACTCAGTAAAGACATGGGGGGCTGCACAGAGACATCCCTGACCTTGGCTTATGGGAACAAGATGCCCTAATCACTTCCTGATCAATTATCAAGCTTGATTCACCATCATTCATCATCCCGAGACGGCTATCTCCCGTATTTTACCATCAGTAATTAAGGCCAATCATCTCTCTGTCAAAAGCACAAAATGGACTGATTCATCCCTTCTTTTGCGTTTTACTGTCCTGTGGATGAGCCTCGCCTGCTCCATTTGGCTGCATTCATAATAGTGCAATCATGGACATAATTCCCAGCCATTAACTAATTGCAGGTTGTATTAAATAGCACatataaatctttttattttgacACCACTGACTGAAAGACTGATGAGGGGATTTGTCTAACTTTGAAGGTCAGCAACTAGTCAACGAGCAGCAGCAGTAAAATACTCGAAAAAGGATTACACCATGCCTCAGCTGAATGCTTGAACCTGTCGATTAGTTATCTATGATTCAAATCACAGATTTATTCAAATAgattatcgtttccatagtaacaactcaaTCTTGTATTGAAGATTTGTATTGAAGACTTACCATGATAATAATTGATGTCTAAATGTAAACATATTATAAAAATGTGttatataacaaaaacaaaaatctgactATTGTTACATTTGATGATGCTTTCCTGCAAATAAAGGAGAAGATTATTCAGAATTTATGGTCTCCAATATCAGTCAGTGAGTTTTCCTCCAAAGGAAAAACTTGTGACCAATTTTTGTTTCATAGAAAGAATTTTTAGATGCTAATAAGCCTACATTGCATGTCACTGGATTAgggggaggaaactgaagtACTCAGAgcaaacccctgaagcacaagggcagaggcaggaatcaaacccataACCTTAGAGGTGCAGTCAATTCTGATTGAATCAACTGTGACTAGATAATCATCctaaagatattttttttagattctgTTACTACTGATGCTTTTAATTAACAAATAGCAGAAAGGATTGTGTCGTGAAACCATTCCCGGTGACAATTAGAGGAATGCAATGAATTCGAACggctttaaaaaagagaaattcTCCCCACAGCGGTGTTTCGTCTGGAAATGAGAAATGCATCGACCCAAGACACataatttgcatttaatttctttttcagaAAGGGTTCATTTTCAGTCCCAGTTGAAATTGCGACCAATTAAAGAGATTTGAAACACAGCAAGCCATGGATAAAAAAGGAAGGAATCAAAGTAAAAGaagggaaacaaaaaaaaaacatgatgccAAGCATCATTTTTCAgacaactgttttatttggtGATTCTATTTATTTAGCCGTGCTGGTGCGAAAATAAGTCAGCACATTTAAACAGTTTGGatatataaaaaagaaggaagggagAAAGATTAAATGTTGTAGACAAATGAAGACAGAAGTTTAAATGAacttgataaataataatacattacagTTCCGTGCcgctgtgctctgtctctgcacGGCCCTCATTTCCTGGCTAATTAGAAAGCTAGAGCTCAGATGGATGCTCGAGTGAATGAATCTGTCTgatttctttgtgtttctgttcTTCTGGGTGCTTCATTATACTCGCACTGTGAGGAGAACCAGGTGTTGGAGACAAACATCAGGTTAGAGACATTAGCTAAAAGAAGTTACTACATCTCATTATGTTTttccaaaaaatggaatttgctcctgtttggttgtgtcaGTGTTCATCATTGAATGCTTTGTCATGctacactccacagtggtggttaatatgaagctcatattaAAGTAGAAACTTAGagatttaagaatttgtagttttttttataagcatttctgtttttacctagcctactagggcaATATATTCAAAGGTTtctttccacacaaatgtttctacctttaaaataaatagtgatattaaacccatttctgctatCTGAGATGCTCCAATTGCTTcttcataagcagctaaaatttgTTATCTTTaatcactaaaattctgtgtaggttatccaacagagggaaaaaaaaaacatctcacactgaaaacttgactcattttatatcagactcacgagcataaaataattcatttatttacactaattgaaaatgtctgataaaaaTGGTTAAATTACAGCTACAGACATGACAATACAGCATAAGCTATTGCACATATCTATTGGCTCATAGTGTAATGACTTGTGCTCAGCAGATACTTGGCTTGGCTGGGCTAGATAGCGACCTCCAAGATGATGTCTGAAGTATTAGAGTGAAAGATGAAACGTTAGAAGAACAGAGTGTCATCTACACTCCGGGAAGTCAGGAAAGTGCTTCTACTAGAAGGAAATATCACTAGATTTTGgacatttctggaattttctgCACAACACCCAATACCACAGCACAGCACATATTGTATAAATTTCACTAACTGAACACATCTGCACTTTCTGCACTTTTTCTGTTCTACCACTGGTCCTATTCATATATaatatctttttatattttttttctttgcttgtacaaataattatatttctatatattttatattatatttatttactaacaACTTTTTTAATTCTACTCTTTATGACATGAACAGTCAAACAGCATTTCACTAAATGTCATGATGTATacggttgtgtatgtgacaaataaactcCGAATTTAAAATAAGCAGGCCAGAAGATCTAAAGTGCTGATGCATCACTCTCTTTAGCAATAGATTACTTCTTTGTTTGTGGTTAATGCAGGAAACAAGTGCAAATAGACCAGGGAAACAGACCAGTGAATATATTCATTTGAAATACTGATAGACAAACTTTTATCGAACTAGAGTTTTATGTGAATAGAGTATATTACATTAAGACGTCTCGCTGATGCTCATATTCACTTTACATGAAGCAACTGCGAGGCTTTACAGCCAACTGTATCAAAAGATAATCATCCAGTAACAAAATAAATTTGTCTCATTTGTAACATTTTAGACTAagtaataaaaagttaaaataacaTGAACATAATTGTCTAAGTAGCAAGTCTTTGATTTGGATGCCTGTAAATTGTTTACACTCCATTTTAACATATTATTCAGTGCACTAGTGATTTGGACTATAGTCCAAAATGGTACTGTATTATGTTTTGAGGCTAACAGCATGTTTTACAGTACATTTAGATTATCTTGCTAGTTTATGTAGTATTTTGAACACTTAAAAAGAGACTTGGCAAAAAGTTAACTAAGTGACTACTAGTCGAAGTTATGCAGCTTCTGAAGCTTCGAATTActgtaaatgtatgtttgtattgTCTTTGTATGTATGGCTTTGAGGGAGACACACAATGCAAACAAAAGGAGATAAACACACTGCTAATTACAGGTGTGAACTGTTTACAGGGGGTGTGGTCAAGGTggggcaagaaaaaaaaaacaggaagtaaacaagTGAGCTCTTCAATGTCTTTACAGTATGTCTGAATTAAAAATCATAATACATCaaatttattcatgtttaaatCTCCAGTCATGGTTATGAGACCTTTAAATCACTTGATGCCATTTAGTGACAATTCAGGAAGTGCCAGTGAATATAAGACCCTAATTCtgcaacaactacaacaaatcATCCCTGAATTAAAGTCTAATCAAATAGACAtctgtttttagattttttttttgtgtgtagttACCAGAAACATGACATTTTAAACTAATGGGCagatataaattttaaaaaatatatacatacatacatacattatgtatgtatgtatgtatatattttttaaaatttactcTAGTATCTATGATAGATTCCAGACTATATGCTTCAGATTTCACTGGCATATCTGCCCATTAGTTTAAAAtgtcatgtatatatatatatatgtatatatatatatatatatatatatatatatatatatatatatatatatatatatatatatatatatatatatatatatatatatatatatatgtgtgtgtgtgtgtgtgtgtgtgtgtgtgtgtatgtatgtatataagtaTCAGATGCACCATATAAGGCAAaacaaaaaattctttttttaaaaaactttttttaagaCCAGACTAAGTCTGCTGCCTTCCCTCTGGAAGACCCATGGCTGTTAATTAGCAGGAAGTGGATAATAGTTTTCTTGTGATGATCCAAAGTTTCACTTCATCTGTTTGATggcaacaccacacacacacacacacacacaagttcaaTTTGCACATAACACTGAAAGTGACTTGCTTGAAAACGaagctgcagcagcagcagcaggctgGAGTCTGAAATGAAATCGTGTCTTCTGTTCTTGCTTGTAATCAAATGGCTCATGGCCCATTCTGCACTTCATCATGTCaccagtcagtcattcagtctgAAAGCTTGAAGTCTGTACGCTTCAAATGACTCTGTTATGTCAGtataagagaaaaataataaaataaccgTCTAAAAGTTTTGCAGAAAACAAATACAGAAGCTACTTAATCAAATTCTAATACAGCATTGCAAAGTATTAACAAtcaactgaataaaaaataaaataaaaataattgcgggaaaaaaaaattcagtgtttAATGATGCACAGACTGTCAAAGATAGACATTTTCAAAAGTAAATCTACATCATtattttctgtatgtttatcaTATTACATATGATAAACTATtgtactataatatataatatactattaTTCCACactattaaattatataaatattctctAATTTAATGTTGTATAATACAAATCTTActttttacagaatatttttttaatcaactcATGccccatttttttaaattattgttttatatataaaaaaaaaaagtacacatataaatgatttttttttttataaataattttgtcAGATGATCATTTTAAAAGTTGTAATGCTTACAATAGAATGAAATATATCTGTATCTTTATTTTGACTCAAATTGCTACATAGGATaaacttattttattataattctacaccattacactgtatTATAAGGATTTATTCTCCAGCTCcattgtgtatctgtgtgtttcttcACTTTAAAGGCACATCCTATCttcttgtttttaattattattaatttattctttttaaagagTTGATACTTAAAGGATTTCAGGTTTAACAGGCGGAATTCTTTCTCATTGCTCCCCATATTAACATAAGGTCCGGCGCTGCCTGTCGTGATCTCATACATGACTATGAGCcggagggggcggggcttactGGTGCTAACTGCGCGTGAAGTGAGTACTTAGTGAGCACTCGGTATTGGTGGAGCCAAACGAGCAGCGACCAATCAGGATTAAGAGCGCggggtgtgtattagtgttggtgtagtaaAGTAACGGGGgcagaaggaggagaaggtggCGGTGATGTTTGGATGATAAAACTTACAGAGAAGTTTTACTCTGCAGAAAAAAGGCCAAAGTTGCCACAGCGGGGTTATAACtttgtatttttgtcttttctttttgaaCCGGAATGAGTCATTTACTGCTCAGGTAGgaatgtgtgtttagtttgtttaGTGTAACAATGTCATCATACTAACCTCcagttactgtgtcagtgtgatgAGAGCTGTATGCTATGTAAATTGCCTACATATTATCTAAGCATAATGAATTGGATAGTAACGTGTTGTATACCacataataaaatgtttgcATTATACAAAATGATGTGTATTTTTAGCTAGAAATTTCAACATACTAGTTTGGAATAGTTTAAATTATAGGACTTTAGGAAGAAAACTACATTCTGACAGGAATATGTTGCTTGGACTAGTCTGGCATGCTAGTATGTCACCATGCTATTTTGGCCTACTCTTTGCTACTGTATAGTATATTATGCACTATAGGGTTAAATAGTATGCATTATAGTCAGTAGATACATATagctatttatttttgtgtgttaaaataGTACATACTGTTTAGTACAGCATGTTACAAAGTGTTGGCATACAAGTTGACTGTGAATTGTTTACTCATTATTCTGATATTCTGTTTAATCTAAAATGTTATAGTATTAATTCTCTCATACAGCAGACTTTGAATTTGGCTCTAACAGATTCCTTATATTTCCTCAGGGTCCTGCTGTCTGCAGCTTTTACCTGCCAAACAGCCACACTTGGATCAGGTAATGGATCTTCAggccatttccatttcaacacCATTTCCCTCTGTAGTTTTGATTTTGAGCGTCCAGTCTGTTTTCTTTGAACCGGTTTCCGTTTTTTAACACGGCTGTGTTTTTCCTCTCCCAGGCTGTGAAGGAATAGGATGCGGGAGTGCTAAGGCATCAGGAAAGCAGGATCAACATAGTGAACTGCTGAATCAGTTTAACGAAATGAACGCACAGTCTGCAGCTGGCCAGCACCGGGGCTCTGGGGCCGTGTTACCTTTTATTGGGCTCACTGGAAGTAAGTGATAAGCCTTGTGCTATTTATGATATTGTCAGGAGTCTCTGGGTCTTGTTCTGGATGTCCAAAGTCCAAGCACAGTTTAGAGATTCCCTGCTGGTTTGTAACTAATGAGCTGGATCAAGTGCATTTGAGCCAAGAAATCTCCAAACTGTGCTGACATTTTCAGTTAATCAGAGTCCTTTTTTGCACAGGAGGGCTATACTCGTTCAAATCTATTTTGGCTTGTCTATTCTCCATTCTTAACAATATCAtattagttgtttttttgttttgttttgtcatttGTTATCCTGTATCAGGAGATGTTTTTTGCCATATTGCATGCCCTAATTAGGAAATGAAAATAGAACGCAAGAgctggatttctttcttttttagaatCCCATGGGATCTTACAATCAAGTGTGTCAGGAAATTTAAAATTTTCTTCAGAGTGTTCTAACAGCATAGGGCTGTGGACTGTTGAAAATGTCCACGCATTAATGCACCGTTGCTACCAGATGTTTAGTTCTGTGCAAATctaatggggggaaaaaaacaatacattcatttacactttattttaatgaagGTGCTACACAGAGTCGAAACTGCTGCAAGAACGGGGGAACTTGCATTCTGGGGAGTTTTTGCGCTTGTCCAAAGCACTTCACCGGGCGCAGCTGCGAGTACGACGAACGTGTCAGGTAACCGACTCTCCCACCACCAAACACAGCAGAACGTTTCAATACAATAAAACAGAGAATTTAacagtttggtttggttttattttcacAGGAACTGTGGAGTTATACCTCATGGAGAATGGGTTCAAAAAGGCTGCTCATACTGCCGATGTGGATATGGAGTTCTGCATTGCTTCCCTCAGGTCTTTCATAGTGACTGTGGTAAGCACAATGAGCACAACAGTCTCACTTATCTCACACTTTGTGGAATGTTTGGGCTTCAGACTCACTATACATAGTGAGTCAACATAATACAGTAACATTTTGACCAATATGTACCAGATAAAGTATATTACTGATGCAAGAaaattgaccttttttttttttacaaaaatatataccaGAATATCAGGGTGACATTTTGGCCATGTCTGAAACACCACCATACTGTTATACTAGACAGAAAGCACAAACGTAACCATATCATTTCAGCTTGCGTATCCTGTTACTATTGATCAAATAGTGTGTAAGCCATTTACACAAGTCCAGAACAAAATACTGCATATTTTTAATACTATACTGAAAAGTATGGCAACAATGTAAGGTTAAAAGAATTCTACATCTTAAACACTATACTGCTACAAGTAAATCTAAAACAACATACTACTTACTGTTTAGTACTATAATAAAGAGCATGTCAAAATAGTTAACTACTAAATCTAAGAGACAATGCTGCTGTACTTAATACAATATAACATATCATACTGCTGTACTAAATAGACAAAGACAACCTTCTACTTGGTTCTATACTAAAGAGTTTGCCAGAATAGTCTGGATTTGCCTAAATCACACTTCTGTACAACATAGTATGCAGgcaattaatattaaaattaaagtaTAATTTTTTCCAAAATATCCCCAGCAAATAATGTGGTGAGATAGTATGTAAACAATTTACCCAGCATACTACTGTCACAGCATTTCCACCTTTAGactgaatatttatttgtacCATTTTGGCTACATATAAAACCCCACAATGTTATGCCATACACTGCTATAGGAAATAGGATAGAAGGCTCATGTATTTTCTGCTCCATGTCACTAGCACAGCATTGAGAATTCATTTGTGCTGCAGCGACACATATTTTGAGCTTCGCTGCCTTATTGGGCTCCCCAAAAGCTCTCCACGTCAGACGTTTATCTCTCTCATTAATATCATGATAAGCATTCAAGTCTTTCTTGGAGCCAAGTGGCTCTTTATCAGCGATTGTCTGGAACAGGAACAGGCTGCAAAAAAGGTCTTCACACCTCATTCACTGGCCAAATAGAGTTGCGAATCCCCACTGGCTAGTGCTTAATTCCAGAGAACCCTTACAGGATTAGTCAGCAGGGGCTTGTTTTTCAGGTCTAAGCATGTGTTAATGGTCCCATTTCCCCCCACTACATGCATCTCAAATGCTGGCTATGTCTGTTTGCGCATGCACTAATTGctgcctctctctttttttttttttctttctggtttGCAGACGATACTCAGGAAGTGCGCTGGTTTCGTTCGAATGCCCAGAGAACACTATTGACCCGCGGTCTCCTGTGTCTGCTGCTGCTTTCATTTCTGCTTTGAAGACAACTCCAGGACTTGTTTTGATGTTCTGCTTTTTGGGGCTCAGCAGACAAAGATGAGAAACCGTccacaagaaaagaaagaagtttATATGATTTGTATATATCtagcttttttgttgttgttgttttatgcagCATTTAATGGcagcactgatttttttttct encodes:
- the tdgf1 gene encoding teratocarcinoma-derived growth factor 1, translated to MSHLLLRVLLSAAFTCQTATLGSGCEGIGCGSAKASGKQDQHSELLNQFNEMNAQSAAGQHRGSGAVLPFIGLTGSATQSRNCCKNGGTCILGSFCACPKHFTGRSCEYDERVRNCGVIPHGEWVQKGCSYCRCGYGVLHCFPQVFHSDCDDTQEVRWFRSNAQRTLLTRGLLCLLLLSFLL